A genomic window from Elaeis guineensis isolate ETL-2024a chromosome 3, EG11, whole genome shotgun sequence includes:
- the LOC105040917 gene encoding RNA-binding KH domain-containing protein RCF3, with amino-acid sequence MAFQFTPSKRPYERSLVEPNGRGKLQKTSSSISQQNRLKVVSGAIIFRVLCPASKSGSVIGKGGSIVARIRQETGAKIRLEEIVPGCDERVVVITGSEKDVEVGNEPGKEGDEDVGTADVGDDTKEVADDDERKEEIDAIEDVKLEKTTSSALKALLLVFERIIEGEVESDGGYESSNKNFSVTMRLLVLSSQVGCLLGKGGSVIKQMSAESGAQIRILPRDKLPLCALPNDEIVQITGAVDSVRKALQSVSQQLLENPPRDRDCFPANVPSGPSSHPFVSIPRPEGLPPASFHRPIQGTPFSSRPYDIADYHSSIAPPFSKFHGGAAVAGQPPISPELLTYQLMCSNDKVGSVIGKGGSIIKTLQHETGCEIKILETEPESDDRIIVISGPALPNDRISPVQDAVLRVQHRIVMAVPDNKENVFLSRLLVASNQTGCLLGKGGAIIAEMRKLSGAHIRILGKDQIPKGVPENDEVVQITGEFGAVQEALLQVTARLKHHIFRDKLPPGGHPAFVEQIHPFGPYMGRRESSPPRLYSNLPSFQKDSVGRPYEERSAFPHAFHGSAFPPILERGAPWAPQGMRESGGPIPMPEYPGGAPQRRIGGFAGGSQPAVITNTTVDVVVPRSLVPSIYGDDGGCLRRIREISEAKITITEPRPEAKEAVIIISGTPEQTHAAQSLLQAFVLSESGGP; translated from the exons ATGGCTTTTCAATTTACACCATCAAAGCGACCTTATGAACGTAGCCTTGTAGAACCGAATGGGAGGGGCAAGTTGCAAAAGACCTCATCTTCCATCTCACAGCAGAATCGGTTGAAAGTAGTATCTGGGGCCATTATATTCCGTGTGCTTTGCCCTGCTTCTAAGTCGGGAAGTGTGATTGGTAAAGGTGGCAGCATTGTTGCAAGGATACGCCAGGAGACTGGTGCAAAGATTAGACTTGAAGAAATTGTCCCTGGTTGTGATGAGAGAGTAGTTGTTATAACTGGTTCAGAAAAAGATGTAGAAGTTGGTAACGAACCGGGTAAGGAAGGTGATGAAGATGTGGGAACTGCTGATGTTGGTGATGATACCAAGGAAGTTGCAGATGATGATGAAAGGAAAGAGGAAATTGATGCTATAGAAGATGTGAAATTAGAGAAGACGACATCTTCGGCGCTTAAGGCTCTTTTGCTTGTTTTTGAGAGGATAATTGAAGGTGAAGTAGAGAGTGATGGTGGATATGAATCGAGCAACAAGAATTTTTCAGTTACTATGAGACTACTTGTTCTTTCTAGccaagttggttgtcttcttggGAAGGGTGGAAGTGTGATCAAGCAAATGTCAGCTGAGAGTGGGGCCCAGATCCGAATACTTCCTAGAGACAAACTTCCTCTGTGTGCTTTGCCAAATGATGAAATCGTCCAG ATCACAGGAGCAGTTGATTCAGTGAGGAAAGCGCTCCAATCTGTTTCTCAGCAGCTGCTAGAGAATCCACCTCGTGATCGTGATTGCTTTCCTGCAAATGTTCCTTCTGGGCCATCATCCCATCCATTTGTTTCTATTCCTCGGCCAGAAGGTCTCCCACCAGCAAGCTTTCATCGTCCGATTCAGGGAACACCTTTTTCCAGTCGACCATATGATATTGCTGATTATCATTCAAGCATTGCTCCACCTTTTTCTAAATTCCATGGAGGTGCTGCAGTGGCGGGCCAGCCTCCAATTTCTCCTGAGCTACTAACTTATCAGTTGATGTGTTCCAATGACAAAGTTGGAAGTGTGATTGGAAAAGGAGGGAGCATTATCAAGACTCTTCAACATGAAACAGGTTGTGAAATCAAAATTCTCGagactgaacctgagtcggatgaTCGCATCATAGTCATATCAGGTCCTGCG CTCCCAAATGATAGAATTTCGCCAGTGCAAGATGCCGTCCTACGTGTGCAGCACAGGATTGTCATGGCTGTGCCTGATAATAAAGAGAATGTTTTTTTATCTAGGCTTCTTGTTGCTTCGAACCAGACTGGCTGCCTTCTTGGCAAAGGTGGTGCCATAATAGCCGAAATGAGGAAGCTCTCTGGAGCTCACATTCGTATATTGGGTAAAGATCAGATTCCGAAGGGTGTGCCCGAAAATGATGAAGTCGTGCAG ATAACTGGTGAATTTGGAGCAGTTCAGGAAGCTCTGCTGCAGGTTACTGCTAGACTGAAGCATCATATTTTCCGCGATAAATTACCTCCTGGTGGTCATCCTGCTTTTGTTGAGCAAATACATCCATTTGGTCCATACATGGGAAGGAGGGAATCTTCACCCCCCAGGTTGTATTCCAATTTGCCTTCATTTCAGAAAGATTCTGTTGGTCGACCCTATGAGGAAAGATCTGCATTTCCTCATGCATTTCATGGTTCGGCCTTTCCTCCTATTCTTGAAAGAGGTGCACCATGGGCACCACAG GGTATGAGGGAAAGTGGTGGTCCCATTCCTATGCCCGAGTACCCAGGAGGAGCCCCACAAAGAAGAATTGGAGGATTTGCTGG TGGAAGTCAGCCTGCTGTCATTACAAACACAACTGTAGATGTTGTTGTTCCTCGATCTCTTGTACCTTCCATATATGGGGATGATGGTGGCTGTCTAAGACGAATTCGTGAG ATCTCGGAGGCAAAAATTACCATTACTGAACCTAGACCTGAAGCAAAAGAGGCTGTGATTATAATATCTGGAACGCCTGAGCAGACTCATGCTGCCCAGAGTCTTCTCCAGGCCTTTGTACTCAGTGAATCAGGTGGACCTTGA